The following are encoded together in the Nitrospirota bacterium genome:
- a CDS encoding TIR domain-containing protein, whose translation MDEEELLKEINKAHQCNLSSLLLPYKEITTLPPEIGKLTNLQKLDISNNQLTHLPSEIGKLTGLKELAISRNRLESLPPEIGKLTNLQSLAINNNQLTLLPPEIGNLTKLQTLFIHNNQLIQLPPEIGKLTKLQTLFIRINQLTHLPPEIKKLTNLQKLHIHNNQLNQLPSEIGKLTKLKELAISDNQLTHLPPEIANLTKVTYFDVQKNPLLIPPIEIATKGIDAIKEYFALLKEQETKKTKSKEQKPEITELYEAKLLIVGQGGVGKTSILKRLIDDTFSETQESTEGIEIKPLTLKTQNNIVIKLNVWDFGGQEIYHATHQFFLTKRSVYMLVWDARQEDEFGRIEHWLNTIKVFGEGSPVILVLNKYDEYAGDINLKDLKDKFPDIIQGFYRVSCKEPDKGYDSFDKLKANIAEIAADLSHMGTPWPEPWIKIRKQFENDSRKQIDYLEFQTVCKNNGIEERGEKVLDEYLHDLGVFLHFKDDLTLRNTIIIKPSWGTNAVYKIVSSRAVLERKGILQEKDLPEIWKDLNVYPQSKYATLLSLMKNFELSFQMDDTKNHVIASALTKESVDADYDLSIGTKIIYEYEFLPKSVIPRFIVRAHKLIKRDNENNYLCWRNGTILEKISDGLKTNAYIKADPVAQKVEITVSGDNKRELIGVIREHFDRIHEKTKGINPKLIIPCNCEKNCTETYDYSYLIKAENKGKTIVECRKSVTTVLIKNLFEQIRDISYDVFISYSSVDKSSISKKLLHHLKKRGISYWIDHEQIIYGERTINNIEYGLRNSKHMLVCMSKSSVKSNWVQAEYGATLRKNIKNPTGKKVFILMLEDCDEKDIPELLYDIKRANYSDKKSFEELLDILSKQ comes from the coding sequence ATGGATGAAGAAGAATTATTAAAAGAAATCAATAAAGCGCATCAATGCAATTTAAGCTCGTTACTCTTACCATACAAAGAAATCACAACCCTCCCGCCTGAGATTGGAAAACTAACTAACTTACAAAAACTTGATATTTCTAACAACCAACTAACGCACCTTCCATCTGAGATTGGAAAACTCACCGGGTTGAAAGAACTTGCTATTAGTAGAAACCGACTTGAAAGTCTCCCGCCTGAGATTGGAAAACTCACTAACTTACAATCGCTTGCTATAAATAATAACCAACTAACGCTGCTCCCGCCTGAGATTGGAAACCTTACCAAACTGCAAACACTTTTTATACATAATAACCAACTAATTCAGCTCCCGCCTGAGATTGGAAAACTTACTAAACTGCAAACACTTTTTATTCGTATAAACCAACTAACGCACCTTCCACCTGAGATAAAAAAACTCACTAACTTACAAAAACTTCATATTCATAACAACCAACTAAATCAGCTTCCATCTGAGATTGGAAAACTCACTAAGTTGAAAGAACTTGCTATTAGTGACAACCAACTAACGCACCTTCCGCCTGAAATAGCAAACCTTACAAAGGTAACATATTTTGATGTCCAAAAAAACCCCCTTCTAATCCCGCCTATAGAAATAGCAACAAAGGGCATTGATGCGATAAAGGAGTATTTTGCTTTATTAAAAGAACAAGAAACAAAAAAAACAAAATCAAAAGAACAAAAACCAGAAATAACAGAACTATACGAGGCAAAGCTATTAATTGTCGGTCAAGGTGGCGTTGGAAAGACAAGTATTTTAAAACGATTAATTGACGATACTTTTTCGGAAACCCAGGAATCCACAGAAGGAATAGAAATAAAACCTTTAACTCTGAAAACTCAAAATAACATAGTTATAAAGCTAAACGTATGGGATTTCGGCGGGCAGGAGATATATCACGCAACCCATCAGTTTTTCCTGACAAAGCGCTCTGTTTATATGCTTGTGTGGGATGCAAGGCAAGAAGACGAATTCGGCAGGATTGAACACTGGCTTAATACCATTAAGGTATTTGGTGAGGGTAGTCCGGTTATTTTGGTTCTTAATAAATACGATGAATACGCAGGTGATATTAATTTAAAAGATTTAAAAGATAAATTCCCTGATATAATTCAGGGATTTTATCGTGTAAGTTGTAAGGAGCCTGATAAGGGCTACGATAGCTTCGATAAACTAAAAGCCAATATAGCTGAAATAGCCGCCGATTTATCACACATGGGTACGCCGTGGCCAGAGCCCTGGATAAAAATCAGAAAGCAATTTGAAAATGATTCAAGAAAACAAATAGATTATTTGGAATTTCAAACGGTTTGTAAAAATAACGGGATTGAAGAAAGAGGCGAAAAGGTGCTTGATGAATATCTTCATGATTTAGGCGTATTTTTACATTTCAAGGATGATTTAACGTTGCGTAATACGATAATTATTAAACCTTCATGGGGAACTAATGCGGTGTATAAGATTGTCTCGTCAAGAGCAGTGCTGGAACGAAAAGGTATTTTACAAGAAAAAGATTTGCCTGAAATATGGAAAGATTTAAATGTTTATCCTCAGTCAAAATATGCAACGCTTCTTAGTTTAATGAAAAATTTTGAACTGTCATTTCAGATGGATGATACTAAAAATCATGTAATAGCAAGCGCTTTAACAAAGGAAAGCGTTGATGCCGACTATGATTTAAGTATTGGCACGAAAATTATTTATGAATACGAGTTTTTGCCAAAAAGCGTCATCCCAAGGTTCATTGTAAGAGCACACAAATTAATTAAACGAGATAATGAAAACAATTATTTGTGCTGGCGTAACGGAACTATATTAGAGAAAATTTCTGACGGCCTTAAAACAAATGCTTATATAAAAGCCGACCCAGTTGCACAAAAAGTAGAAATAACAGTCAGCGGCGATAACAAGCGCGAGCTTATCGGCGTCATCAGGGAACATTTTGATCGCATCCATGAAAAGACAAAGGGGATAAATCCTAAATTAATAATACCGTGTAACTGTGAGAAAAACTGTACCGAGACCTATGATTATAGTTACCTTATTAAGGCAGAGAATAAAGGTAAAACTATAGTTGAATGTAGAAAATCAGTCACAACTGTACTAATAAAAAATCTTTTTGAACAAATAAGAGATATTAGTTATGACGTTTTTATAAGTTACTCATCAGTAGATAAGAGTTCTATTAGCAAGAAGTTACTGCATCATCTCAAAAAAAGAGGAATATCCTATTGGATTGACCATGAGCAAATAATATATGGTGAACGTACAATAAATAATATAGAGTATGGCTTGCGCAATAGTAAACACATGCTGGTTTGTATGAGTAAAAGTTCTGTAAAGTCAAATTGGGTTCAGGCAGAATATGGGGCAACTCTACGCAAAAATATTAAAAATCCAACAGGCAAAAAAGTTTTCATCTTAATGCTGGAGGATTGCGATGAGAAGGATATTCCTGAATTGCTATATGATATAAAAAGGGCGAACTATTCAGACAAGAAATCTTTTGAGGAATTGTTGGACATTCTTTCAAAGCAGTAG
- the purS gene encoding phosphoribosylformylglycinamidine synthase subunit PurS — translation MKAKVYIKHRQEILDPQGKAVLQGLNNLGFKGLTDVRVGKYVEIALDCASVEAAHEQVKDMCERLLVNTVIENYTYVIEP, via the coding sequence ATGAAAGCAAAAGTTTACATAAAGCATAGACAGGAGATTCTCGACCCACAGGGTAAGGCCGTGCTTCAGGGTCTTAATAATCTGGGATTCAAAGGATTGACCGATGTTCGTGTCGGCAAGTATGTTGAGATTGCTTTGGATTGTGCCTCAGTTGAGGCCGCTCATGAACAGGTTAAGGATATGTGTGAACGGCTGTTGGTTAACACCGTTATTGAAAATTATACGTATGTGATAGAGCCATAG
- a CDS encoding trypsin-like peptidase domain-containing protein — MKRLIIPIIILVLLSSAAALGAKLTPEEEINISVFKNASPSVVNITTTTLMRDFFSVYPQKGSGSGSIITQDGYVVTNFHVVEDTSEITIVMNDGKKFRAKFIGADPDSDIAIIKIIAEKHGSFKALEFGNSEGLQVGQKVFAIGNPFGLNSTLTAGIISATGRPLTTEHGRVIEDVIQTDAPINPGNSGGPLLDTEGKMIGINSAIFTPSGGNIGIGFAIPINTAKSVIPDLIKYGRTRKPWMGIVGLPLWENLAKAIGLPVNRGILVSEVVTGSPAFKAGIRGGNNPVSVSGTDIYLGGDVILEVNGVKVAYMQDVMKILSAKKTNDYVSIKLLRDNKIIEVKMRVELRQ, encoded by the coding sequence ATGAAAAGGCTTATTATTCCGATTATTATTTTAGTTCTTTTATCCTCTGCTGCTGCCTTAGGGGCAAAGCTGACCCCTGAAGAGGAGATAAATATCTCTGTCTTTAAAAATGCCAGTCCCTCTGTTGTAAACATAACCACAACCACACTGATGAGGGATTTCTTTTCAGTTTATCCACAAAAGGGCTCCGGTTCCGGTTCAATAATAACTCAGGACGGTTACGTAGTTACCAATTTCCACGTTGTTGAGGATACATCGGAAATAACTATAGTAATGAATGACGGCAAGAAGTTCAGGGCTAAGTTTATCGGCGCTGACCCAGACAGTGACATTGCCATAATAAAAATTATAGCTGAAAAACACGGTTCCTTTAAGGCTCTTGAATTTGGAAACTCAGAAGGACTTCAGGTGGGACAAAAGGTCTTTGCTATAGGGAATCCATTTGGGTTAAATTCCACTCTGACTGCAGGCATTATAAGCGCAACAGGCAGGCCGCTGACCACAGAGCATGGCAGAGTTATCGAGGATGTTATTCAAACAGATGCTCCAATAAATCCCGGAAACTCCGGCGGCCCTCTTCTTGATACAGAGGGGAAAATGATAGGTATAAACTCGGCTATATTTACTCCCTCAGGGGGAAATATTGGCATAGGGTTTGCAATCCCTATTAACACGGCCAAGAGCGTTATCCCAGACCTTATAAAGTACGGCAGGACACGAAAGCCGTGGATGGGTATAGTTGGGCTGCCGCTTTGGGAAAACCTTGCCAAAGCCATAGGATTACCTGTAAACAGGGGAATACTGGTTTCTGAGGTTGTTACCGGAAGCCCTGCGTTTAAAGCTGGTATCAGAGGCGGCAATAATCCTGTAAGCGTAAGCGGTACTGATATTTATCTTGGAGGCGATGTCATACTTGAGGTTAATGGCGTAAAGGTAGCCTACATGCAAGACGTAATGAAAATACTTTCTGCGAAAAAAACTAACGACTACGTTTCTATAAAGCTCCTCAGAGACAACAAAATCATAGAGGTGAAGATGCGTGTCGAGTTAAGACAATAG
- a CDS encoding nucleotidyltransferase family protein: MNKSLDEIKEILNSHREELRGKYKITKIGIFGSYVRGEQKIRSDVDILVEIGEPMGLLRFVHIENLLSDLLQVKVDLVSKEGIRAELKERIINEVVYI; this comes from the coding sequence TTGAACAAATCGCTTGATGAAATAAAAGAAATTCTTAACAGTCACAGAGAAGAGTTACGGGGAAAATACAAAATAACAAAGATAGGCATATTTGGCTCTTATGTTCGAGGAGAGCAAAAGATAAGAAGCGATGTGGACATTCTTGTTGAAATAGGGGAGCCAATGGGGCTCTTGAGATTTGTACACATAGAAAACCTGCTGTCTGACCTCTTACAGGTAAAAGTTGACCTTGTATCGAAAGAAGGTATCAGAGCTGAGCTTAAAGAAAGAATAATAAATGAGGTAGTTTATATTTGA
- the secG gene encoding preprotein translocase subunit SecG: MHILLLIVHVLVCVFLIFVVLVQSSKGSQMGAAFGGSSQTIFGARGAATFLAKATTTTAVIFMVTALLLAVYETRKTSIVTVPQAATKSAPANSNLPLSGAGVAPKDEQNKNQSKPPQAAPSGNTSKP, from the coding sequence ATGCATATACTCTTATTGATAGTTCATGTACTGGTTTGTGTGTTTTTGATTTTCGTTGTGCTGGTTCAGAGCTCAAAGGGTTCCCAGATGGGTGCGGCCTTTGGCGGCTCAAGCCAGACTATTTTTGGAGCAAGGGGTGCTGCCACTTTTCTTGCTAAGGCTACAACGACTACTGCCGTAATCTTTATGGTAACTGCGCTGTTGCTTGCAGTGTATGAAACAAGGAAAACATCCATTGTCACCGTGCCGCAGGCTGCCACAAAAAGTGCTCCGGCAAACTCCAATTTGCCGTTAAGCGGCGCTGGGGTTGCACCTAAGGATGAGCAAAATAAAAACCAGAGTAAGCCACCTCAGGCAGCACCATCAGGCAATACCTCTAAGCCTTAA
- a CDS encoding response regulator, whose amino-acid sequence MVLLVDKDNERLAATNITLSSAGYTVVTASDVVSALSRVQQAYPSVILFDEALLDSGGLEFIGILKKHYGGHVAFIVLTSGTNDAGLSKLSDFGINSFLTKPISSLQLLGLVRLNLDLIQKDRLILALESSDTVQIKETKDSLNVIQKAIDIIQVGVMIIDTDMRIKYVNHTQSAMLSTSPEMMKGKYLYDFMPLQYCAYTDEKVHRSEQIIFNNEGGFIHIQLVSDMVLDDRDKPIAYVYCCMDITEIKELEKELFDYSEQLQIMVNERTAELLASNKALKASLEEKEILLKEVHHRVRNNLQIISSMINLSVSNVTDPQSLSVLKSSYSRVKAMTLLHDRLSESADMASVDVASYIDSLSGELISTYGVSQPDLIVNTDIGSLNINIMMQCALILNELISNSLRHAFSKGDRGEIVITFNKQEDDSYILIVSDNGCGFKATPSESDSYSGLQLVGDIVKMKLKGLITANTSLGTNFTITFRDVGGRYHNKV is encoded by the coding sequence GTGGTCTTACTTGTTGACAAAGATAACGAACGGCTTGCAGCCACAAACATCACGCTTTCCAGCGCAGGATATACCGTTGTAACCGCATCTGATGTTGTTTCCGCTCTGAGCCGGGTTCAACAAGCATATCCTTCTGTGATTTTATTTGATGAGGCGCTCTTAGATTCCGGAGGGTTAGAGTTTATCGGTATCTTAAAGAAGCACTACGGAGGCCATGTGGCTTTTATAGTTTTAACCTCTGGCACTAATGATGCCGGTTTGAGTAAACTATCTGATTTTGGTATAAACTCTTTTCTTACTAAACCTATCTCATCACTTCAGTTACTTGGCCTTGTGAGGCTTAACTTAGACCTGATACAAAAAGACCGCCTCATACTTGCACTTGAGTCATCTGACACGGTACAAATCAAAGAGACGAAAGACTCGTTAAATGTTATACAAAAGGCTATAGATATAATTCAGGTGGGTGTTATGATTATAGATACCGACATGAGAATAAAGTATGTAAACCATACGCAATCCGCCATGTTGAGCACCAGCCCTGAGATGATGAAAGGCAAGTATTTGTATGATTTTATGCCTCTGCAGTACTGCGCATACACAGACGAAAAAGTACACAGAAGCGAACAGATAATCTTCAATAATGAGGGCGGCTTCATTCACATTCAACTTGTGTCAGATATGGTTTTGGATGACAGAGATAAACCTATCGCCTATGTCTATTGCTGTATGGATATTACTGAAATCAAGGAATTGGAAAAAGAACTGTTTGATTATAGCGAACAGCTACAAATTATGGTAAATGAGCGAACAGCAGAACTTCTGGCATCAAACAAAGCACTTAAGGCATCATTAGAGGAAAAAGAGATCCTCTTAAAAGAAGTTCATCACAGAGTCAGAAATAACCTTCAAATCATATCAAGCATGATAAATCTAAGCGTATCAAATGTAACCGACCCTCAATCCCTCTCTGTACTAAAGAGCAGCTACTCAAGAGTCAAGGCAATGACCCTTTTGCACGACAGACTCTCCGAGTCAGCAGACATGGCCTCAGTAGATGTTGCAAGCTACATCGATTCCCTAAGCGGTGAGCTTATTTCAACCTACGGAGTTTCTCAACCTGATTTGATAGTAAACACAGACATCGGCTCACTCAACATTAACATCATGATGCAGTGCGCACTGATTCTAAATGAGCTTATCTCTAACTCACTACGGCATGCTTTTTCTAAAGGCGACCGCGGCGAGATTGTAATTACCTTTAACAAACAAGAGGATGACAGTTATATCCTAATCGTAAGCGATAACGGCTGTGGTTTTAAAGCCACTCCATCAGAGAGTGATTCCTACTCAGGCCTTCAACTTGTTGGTGACATTGTAAAGATGAAACTAAAGGGTTTGATTACTGCTAACACATCACTGGGAACTAATTTTACAATAACGTTTAGAGATGTCGGGGGACGGTACCACAATAAGGTGTAA
- a CDS encoding YebC/PmpR family DNA-binding transcriptional regulator, whose translation MSGHSKWSQIKRKKATTDSKRGKVFSKVVKEITVAARTAGGDLEGNARLRTAIEKAKEYNMPYENVKRAIQKGTGELPGAMYEEIMYEGYGIAGVAILIEVMTDNRNRTVAEIRRLLTKSGGNLGESGCVAWMFSKKGTIVVDKKAASEDQLMAVVLDAGAEDLKNDPEDEHYEIITAPDVLETVRTALINSGIAVSSSEITMIPDNNISVDNATAGKLLNLMDALDELEDVQNVYANFDVPEDFVLTDAS comes from the coding sequence ATGTCAGGTCATTCAAAATGGTCTCAGATAAAAAGAAAAAAGGCAACAACTGATTCTAAAAGAGGAAAGGTTTTTTCTAAAGTCGTAAAGGAGATAACCGTAGCGGCAAGGACTGCAGGCGGCGACCTTGAAGGTAATGCCCGACTGCGCACTGCTATTGAAAAGGCAAAAGAATACAATATGCCTTACGAAAACGTAAAAAGAGCAATACAAAAAGGAACCGGAGAGCTGCCTGGAGCCATGTACGAGGAGATTATGTATGAGGGATATGGAATTGCTGGTGTTGCTATCCTAATTGAGGTTATGACAGATAACAGAAACAGAACGGTAGCCGAAATCAGAAGACTTCTTACGAAAAGCGGCGGCAATCTGGGAGAGTCAGGGTGTGTGGCCTGGATGTTTTCAAAAAAAGGTACCATAGTGGTTGATAAAAAGGCAGCCTCCGAGGATCAGCTCATGGCCGTGGTGCTTGATGCCGGGGCTGAGGATTTGAAAAATGACCCCGAGGATGAACACTATGAAATAATAACTGCCCCTGACGTCTTAGAGACAGTGAGAACAGCTCTCATAAATTCCGGTATTGCCGTCTCATCGTCTGAAATTACCATGATTCCGGATAACAATATTTCTGTGGATAACGCAACAGCCGGGAAACTGCTAAATCTAATGGATGCTCTCGATGAGCTTGAGGACGTACAAAATGTTTACGCTAATTTTGACGTGCCGGAGGATTTTGTTCTTACGGATGCGTCCTGA
- the glmS gene encoding glutamine--fructose-6-phosphate transaminase (isomerizing) encodes MCGIIGYVGKNNAVSLILDGLKKLEYRGYDSAGIAFINNDNKMDIVRCKGKINELLNKVNQSKPKSFTGIGHTRWATHGSPTEHNAHPHRVGPIAIVHNGIIENFIELKQELLSKGKEFKSDTDTEVICHIINDYYKEGVPLEDAVRQSVKRLNGSYALNVLSEREPGKIVCARKDSPLVIGLGEGEYFSASDVPAFLTSTRDVVFMEDGELAILTKDGAEILSFDGIPIHRDPIKITWSSAMAEKGGYKHFMLKEIFEQPRAIADTITGRVNSERAEVNLYEFGLTASELKHIKKVFISACGTSWHAGLCGKYMIESLARVPVEVDISSEFRYRKPIIGKGDLFISITQSGETADTLAALREAKKCGAATLTICNVVGSTASRESAHVFYTHSGPEIGVASTKAFVTQLVSLYLFALALASEHSETPNLIKDLLHLPALFEHILLMDSEIEKLARTLHKANDFLFLGRGILYPIALEGALKLKEISYIHAEGYPAGEMKHGPIALIDDGLPVVILLSKDVLYEKVLSNIEEVKSRGGTTIVVSNHDDVYVKAMANHFISVPFSNIYLNPVLMTAPLQLLAYHIAVIRGCDVDQPRNLAKSVTVE; translated from the coding sequence ATGTGTGGAATAATAGGATATGTTGGAAAAAATAACGCTGTCAGTTTGATTCTGGATGGCCTTAAAAAGCTAGAATACAGGGGATATGACTCAGCCGGAATTGCCTTTATAAATAACGATAACAAGATGGACATAGTGCGGTGTAAGGGGAAAATAAACGAGCTTCTTAATAAGGTAAATCAGTCAAAACCTAAAAGTTTTACGGGTATTGGGCATACCAGATGGGCAACACATGGCTCCCCTACCGAGCACAATGCTCATCCCCACAGAGTTGGCCCTATTGCAATAGTGCATAACGGAATCATAGAAAACTTCATAGAGCTTAAGCAGGAACTCCTTTCAAAGGGGAAAGAGTTTAAATCCGACACCGATACAGAGGTGATCTGCCACATAATAAACGATTACTACAAAGAGGGTGTGCCACTTGAGGATGCCGTAAGACAGTCCGTGAAACGGTTAAACGGCTCATATGCGCTAAATGTGCTCAGTGAACGAGAGCCGGGAAAAATTGTCTGTGCCCGCAAAGACAGCCCACTTGTTATAGGGCTGGGTGAGGGTGAGTACTTTTCAGCTTCTGATGTGCCGGCTTTTTTAACCAGTACTCGCGATGTCGTATTTATGGAGGACGGCGAGTTGGCTATTTTAACCAAAGACGGAGCTGAGATCTTAAGCTTTGACGGCATCCCCATCCACAGAGATCCGATAAAAATCACATGGAGCTCGGCAATGGCTGAAAAAGGCGGCTACAAACATTTTATGCTTAAGGAGATATTTGAGCAGCCCCGTGCCATAGCCGATACCATCACAGGCAGAGTTAACTCAGAACGCGCCGAGGTTAATCTGTACGAGTTTGGGCTTACTGCCTCGGAGTTGAAACACATAAAGAAGGTGTTTATAAGCGCTTGCGGCACATCGTGGCATGCCGGCCTTTGCGGCAAGTATATGATTGAATCCCTTGCCAGAGTTCCTGTAGAGGTTGATATATCCTCGGAGTTCAGGTATCGAAAGCCGATAATAGGTAAGGGGGATTTGTTTATTTCCATAACTCAGTCTGGAGAAACAGCAGATACGCTTGCTGCTCTCAGAGAGGCTAAAAAGTGCGGGGCAGCTACTCTAACTATTTGTAACGTGGTTGGCAGTACAGCATCCCGTGAGTCTGCTCACGTGTTTTATACTCATTCGGGCCCTGAAATTGGGGTTGCCTCAACTAAGGCTTTTGTAACGCAGTTGGTTTCATTGTACCTTTTTGCTCTTGCTCTTGCCTCAGAGCACAGCGAAACACCAAACCTTATAAAGGATTTGCTGCACCTTCCCGCTCTGTTTGAACACATTCTTCTGATGGATAGCGAAATAGAGAAACTTGCCCGCACACTTCATAAGGCAAATGACTTTCTTTTCCTTGGACGGGGCATTCTGTATCCAATTGCTCTTGAGGGCGCACTAAAACTCAAAGAGATTTCCTACATTCATGCCGAGGGCTACCCGGCAGGTGAGATGAAACACGGGCCGATTGCTCTTATTGATGACGGATTGCCTGTGGTTATCCTTTTGTCAAAGGATGTGCTATATGAAAAAGTCCTAAGCAATATCGAGGAGGTTAAATCCCGGGGCGGAACAACAATTGTTGTCTCTAACCACGATGACGTTTATGTTAAAGCTATGGCTAATCATTTCATATCTGTGCCGTTTTCAAACATCTACTTAAACCCGGTGCTTATGACAGCTCCCTTACAGCTCCTTGCATATCATATAGCGGTAATCAGGGGCTGCGATGTGGATCAGCCGAGAAACCTTGCAAAAAGTGTAACCGTTGAATAA
- the glmU gene encoding bifunctional UDP-N-acetylglucosamine diphosphorylase/glucosamine-1-phosphate N-acetyltransferase GlmU has translation MENKKICSVILAAGLGKRMHSSLPKVLHRILGKPMICYTADCLSEISDIEKTVIVISRLTETVKDFIKKDSVEFAYQEKPLGTADALKSALSVIKDSYDLILVVTGDTPLIKSKTLENVVDFHLQNENALTVVTFNASVPGAYGRILRINNEISRIVELSDTSNEVKKITEVNSGFYVISASVLPLIENIRRNEKNGEFYLTDIVELSIKEGFKTEALKAADEKEFWGINSRQELLAAQRVLQKDIAEYLLNNGVTIMDPDSVFISPDVTIGKDTFIYPNVVLEGNTNIGSNCTIYPGTRLIDVVLEDDVVIKDSTLIEDSKILTGSAIGPFAHIRPGSTIGPKGKIGNFVEVKNSTIGYNSKASHLTYIGDSELGKDINVGAGTITCNYDGIKKHKTVIKDGVFVGSGTQLVAPVTINKNAVIAAGSTITKDVPEDALAVARAKQQHIDNWTLRKQPAKKE, from the coding sequence ATGGAAAATAAGAAAATATGCAGCGTAATTTTGGCTGCTGGCCTTGGAAAGAGGATGCATTCCTCACTGCCAAAAGTTCTTCACAGAATTTTGGGTAAACCCATGATTTGTTATACGGCGGATTGTCTTTCTGAAATATCTGATATTGAAAAAACAGTGATTGTCATTTCTCGCCTCACAGAAACAGTGAAAGATTTTATAAAAAAAGATTCTGTGGAGTTCGCTTATCAGGAAAAACCACTTGGTACGGCAGATGCTCTGAAATCGGCTCTCAGCGTGATAAAAGACTCATATGATCTCATCTTAGTAGTTACCGGAGATACGCCTCTTATTAAAAGTAAAACTTTGGAAAATGTTGTTGATTTCCATTTACAAAACGAAAACGCTCTTACCGTTGTTACATTTAATGCGTCTGTTCCGGGCGCTTATGGCCGAATACTACGGATTAATAATGAAATCAGCCGGATTGTTGAGCTAAGCGATACATCCAATGAGGTTAAGAAAATCACTGAGGTAAACAGCGGTTTTTACGTGATAAGTGCCAGTGTGTTGCCGCTTATTGAAAACATCAGGAGAAATGAAAAAAACGGCGAATTCTATTTAACTGACATAGTGGAGCTATCCATAAAGGAGGGGTTTAAGACAGAAGCCCTTAAGGCCGCAGACGAAAAGGAATTTTGGGGAATCAACTCACGGCAGGAACTTTTAGCCGCTCAGAGGGTGCTTCAGAAAGATATTGCCGAGTATTTGCTAAACAACGGTGTTACCATTATGGATCCAGATTCTGTGTTTATATCGCCTGATGTTACCATAGGTAAAGACACGTTTATCTACCCAAACGTGGTGCTTGAGGGAAATACCAATATAGGGTCAAATTGCACGATTTATCCCGGTACAAGACTAATAGATGTTGTGTTAGAAGACGATGTTGTGATTAAAGATTCAACTTTAATTGAAGACTCAAAAATTCTGACTGGTTCTGCAATAGGGCCGTTTGCCCATATAAGGCCTGGCTCAACGATAGGCCCAAAGGGTAAAATCGGAAATTTTGTAGAGGTTAAAAACTCCACTATTGGCTATAACTCCAAAGCATCTCATCTGACATACATAGGGGATTCCGAGCTTGGCAAAGATATAAACGTAGGGGCAGGCACGATAACTTGCAACTACGACGGCATAAAAAAGCACAAGACAGTGATAAAAGACGGGGTTTTTGTAGGGAGCGGCACTCAGCTTGTAGCCCCCGTGACAATAAACAAAAACGCCGTTATTGCCGCTGGATCCACTATTACAAAGGATGTCCCTGAGGATGCACTTGCCGTAGCTCGTGCTAAACAACAACACATTGACAACTGGACTTTAAGAAAACAACCGGCTAAAAAGGAGTAA
- a CDS encoding DUF86 domain-containing protein produces the protein MNRDISLFAKDILESIEKAEEFVRSMSYESFVEDDRTIYAVIKCIEIIGEAAKHIPKPIRNKFRTIPWKDMSGMRDKVVHLYFGVKLDMVWLAVKEELPEIKNDIKHLLEFLLKSSELL, from the coding sequence TTGAATCGTGATATATCTTTGTTTGCAAAGGATATACTGGAGTCTATAGAGAAAGCCGAAGAGTTTGTTCGCAGTATGAGTTATGAGAGTTTCGTTGAGGATGACCGCACAATTTATGCTGTTATAAAGTGCATTGAAATTATTGGCGAGGCAGCAAAACATATTCCAAAACCGATAAGAAATAAATTTAGAACTATCCCATGGAAGGACATGTCAGGTATGAGGGATAAGGTTGTTCATCTGTACTTCGGCGTCAAACTGGATATGGTCTGGCTTGCTGTTAAAGAGGAATTACCAGAAATTAAGAATGACATTAAACACTTGCTTGAATTTCTGCTTAAAAGTTCTGAATTACTATAA